In a genomic window of Passer domesticus isolate bPasDom1 chromosome 3, bPasDom1.hap1, whole genome shotgun sequence:
- the LOC135295893 gene encoding taste receptor type 2 member 116-like, protein MEASPSPQQSNVTSDGVLTVAIITVEVFAGMWINAFIVCVLCIAWVKKKTLNSIEKILLLLGFSRISYLCFTWIYRLLSMIYPKFLHDQNIGQLLRALANLFNYSSLWVSACLCGFYCIKISNFRNSFFIYLKVKIDRIVPWILLGSEILALAISIIISDLSETLQGDNLTSTYQANFWEVTFRRDKHLLPTFFLAGLVFAASFMIVIFSAVCLLFSLWRHKHRMQTNSMKDLSMDAHIRAMKSILSFLVMYSINFVCLILTIIYATKKENIMTLLILMYLCAFPGVHSLILIFSNPKLEKALMKILSWVKCDFFMK, encoded by the coding sequence ATGGAAGCTTCTCCCTCTCCACAGCAATCCAATGTCACTTCAGATGGGGTCTTAACTGTGGCCATCATCACCGTGGAAGTGTTCGCTGGCATGTGGATAAATGCATTCATCGTTTGTGTGCTTTGCATTGCCTGGGTCAAAAAGAAAACCTTGAACTCTATTGAGAAaatcttgctgctgctgggattcTCCAGGATTTCCTATTTGTGCTTCACATGGATATACCGCCTCCTTTCAATGATTTATCCCAAATTCCTTCATGATCAAAACATAGGTCAACTACTTAGAGCTCTTGCAAACTTATTTAATTATTCCAGCTTGTGGgtctcagcctgtctttgtGGTTTCTACTGCATAAAAATTTCCAATTTCAGGAACAGCTTCTTCATCTATCTGAAAGTAAAAATTGACAGGATAGTGCCCTGGATCTTGTTGGGGTCAGAGATTTTAGCCTTGGCTATCAGCATCATTATATCTGATCTCAGTGAAACTCTGCAGGGGGACAACCTCACGTCCACCTACCAAGCAAATTTTTGGGAAGTAACTTTCAGAAGGGATAAACATCTTCTCCCAACTTTTTTTCTTGCCGGCCTTGTATTTGCTGCCTCATTCATGATAGTCATCTTTTCTGCTGTTtgccttctcttttctctctggaGACACAAGCACAGGATGCAGACAAACTCCATGAAGGACCTCAGCATGGATGCCCACATCAGAGCCATGAAATCTATCCTCTCCTTCTTAGTGATGTATAGCATCAACTTTGTATGTTTGATCTTGACAATAATTTATgccacaaagaaagaaaatatcatgACACTCCTTATATTGATGTATTTGTGTGCTTTTCCAGGTGTTCATTCCCTTATTCTGATTTTCAGCAATCCCAAATTAGAAAAGGCACTGATGAAGATTCTCTCCTGGGTGAAGTGTGACTTTTTCATGAAATAG
- the LOC135297875 gene encoding taste receptor type 2 member 9-like, whose protein sequence is MEASPSPQQSNVTSYGAITVAVITLEVFAGMWINAFIVCVLCIAWVKKKTLNSIEKILLLLGFSRISYLCFTSVSYFISILYPNFLHVLTIHQLLASFASSFNYSNLWISACLCGFYCIKIANFRNRLFIYLKVKIDRMVPWILLGSEILGLAMGIVIYDLTETLKRNNITFSSQETIWEIIIRTNKHLFSSYFLAGLVFVASFMVVIFSAVCLLFSLWRHKRRMQTNYMKDLSMDAHIRAMKSVLSFLVMYSINFVCLVLSIFYATKKENIMTFLINIYLYAFPGAHSLILIFSNPKLEKVLMKFLSRVKCDFFMN, encoded by the coding sequence ATGGAAGCTTCTCCTTCTCCACAACAATCCAATGTCACTTCATATGGGGCTATAACTGTGGCTGTCATCACCCTGGAGGTGTTTGCTGGCATGTGGATAAATGCTTTCATCGTTTGTGTGCTTTGCATTGCCTGGGTCAAAAAGAAAACCTTGAACTCTATTGAGAAgatcttgctgctgctgggattcTCCAGGATTTCCTATTTGTGCTTCACATCAGTATCCTACTTCATTTCTATACTTTATCCCAATTTCCTTCATGTTCTAACCATACATCAACTACTTGCATCTTTTGCATCGTCTTTTAATTATTCCAACTTGTGGATCTCAGCCTGTCTTTGTGGTTTCTACTGCATAAAAATTGCCAATTTCAGGAACAGGCTCTTCATCTACCTGAAAGTAAAAATCGACAGAATGGTGCCCTGGATCTTGTTGGGGTCAGAGATTTTAGGCTTAGCTATGGGCATTGTTATATATGACCTCACAGAAACCCTGAAGAGGAACAACATCACTTTCAGCAGCCAAGAAACCATTTGGGAAATAATTATTAGAACGAATAAACATCTTTTCTCTTCTTATTTTCTTGCTGGGCTTGTATTTGTTGCATCATTCATGGTTGTCATCTTTTCTGCTGTTtgccttctcttttctctctggaGACACAAGCGCAGGATGCAGACAAACTACATGAAGGATCTCAGCATGGATGCCCACATCAGAGCCATGAAATCTGTCCTCTCCTTCTTAGTGATGTACAGCATCAACTTTGTATGTTTGGTCTTGTCAATATTTTATgccacaaagaaagaaaatatcatgACATTCCTTATAAACATATATTTGTATGCTTTTCCTGGTGCTCATTCCCTTATTTTGATTTTCAGCAATCCCAAACTGGAAAAGGTACTGATGAAGTTTCTCTCCAGGGTGAAGTGTGACTTTTTCATGAACTAG
- the LOC135297876 gene encoding taste receptor type 2 member 7-like yields MEASVSPQQSNVTSYGTMALAIITLEVFAGMWINAFVVCVLCIAWVKKKTLNSNEKILLLLGFSRISLLCIAWVYHFISIIYSNFLHVQSMRRLVASFANFLNYSNLWVSACLCGFYFIKIANFRNRLFIYLKVKIDRMVPWLLLGSETLALAMGINVSDLIETVQRENHNITSQENFWEARFRMDKHFFLSLFLAGFGYVVSFMVVIFSAVCLLFSLWRHKRRMQTNSMKDLSMDAHIRAMKSILSFLVMYSINFVCLFLSIFCVTKKENIMTFLIKIYLFAFPGAHSLVLIFSNPKLEKTLMMFLSWVKCDFFMK; encoded by the coding sequence ATGGAAGCTTCTGTCTCTCCACAGCAATCCAATGTCACTTCATATGGGACCATGGCTTTGGCCATCATCACCCTGGAGGTGTTTGCTGGCATGTGGATAAATGCTTTCGTCGTTTGTGTGCTTTGCATTGCCTGGGTCAAAAAGAAAACCTTGAACTCCAATGAGAAgatcttgctgctgctgggattcTCCAGGATTTCCTTGTTATGCATCGCATGGGTATACCACTTCATTTCAATAATCTATTCCAATTTCCTTCATGTTCAATCCATGCGTCGTCTCGTTGCATCTTTTGCAAATTTCTTAAATTATTCCAACTTGTGGgtctcagcctgtctttgtGGTTTTTACTTCATAAAAATTGCCAATTTCAGGAACAGGCTCTTCATCTACCTGAAAGTAAAAATTGACAGGATGGTGCCTTGGCTTCTGTTGGGGTCAGAGACTTTAGCCTTGGCTATGGGCATCAATGTCTCTGACCTCATTGAAACTGTGCAGAGGGAAAACCACAATATCACCAGCCAGGAAAATTTCTGGGAAGCAAGATTCAGAATGGataaacattttttcttatctctttttCTTGCTGGCTTTGGATATGTAGTTTCATTCATGGTAGTCATCTTTTCTGCTGTTtgccttctcttttctctctggaGACACAAGCGCAGGATGCAGACAAATTCCATGAAGGACCTCAGCATGGATGCCCACATCAGAGCCATGAAATCTATCCTCTCCTTCTTAGTGATGTACAGCATCAACTTTGTATGTTTGTTCTTGTCAATATTTTGTGTCAcgaagaaagaaaatatcatgACATTCCTTATAAAGAtatatttgtttgcttttccagGTGCTCATTCTCTTGTTCTGATTTTCAGCAATCCCAAGCTAGAAAAGACACTGATGATGTTTCTCTCCTGGGTGAAGTGTGACTTTTTTATGAAATAG
- the LOC135297874 gene encoding taste receptor type 2 member 9-like: MEASPSPQQSNVTSDGVLTVAIITVEAFPGMWINAFIVCVLCIAWFKKKTLNSIEKILLLLGFSRISYLCFTWIYRLLSMIYPKFLHDQNIGQLLRALANLFNYSSLWVSACLCGFYCIKIANFRNSFFIYLKVKIDRIVPWILLGSEILALAISIIISDLSETLQGDNLTSTYQANFWEVTFRRDKHLLPTFFLAGLVFAASFMIVIFSAVCLLFSLWRHKHRMQTNSMKDLSMDAHIRAMKSILSFLVMYSINFVCLILTIIYATKKENIMTLLILMYLCAFPGVHSLILIFTNPKLEKALLKILSWVKCDFFMK, from the coding sequence ATGGAAGCTTCTCCCTCTCCACAGCAATCCAATGTCACTTCAGATGGGGTCTTAACTGTGGCCATCATTACCGTGGAGGCATTTCCCGGCATGTGGATAAATGCTTTCATCGTTTGTGTGCTTTGCATTGCCTGGTTCAAAAAGAAAACCTTGAACTCTATTGAGAAgatcttgctgctgctgggattcTCCAGGATTTCCTATTTGTGCTTCACATGGATATACCGCCTCCTTTCAATGATTTATCCCAAATTCCTTCATGATCAAAACATAGGTCAACTACTTAGAGCTCTTGCAAACTTATTTAATTATTCCAGCTTGTGGgtctcagcctgtctttgtGGTTTCTACTGCATAAAAATTGCCAATTTCAGGAACAGCTTCTTCATCTATCTGAAAGTAAAAATTGACAGGATAGTGCCCTGGATCTTGTTGGGGTCAGAGATTTTAGCCTTGGCTATCAGCATCATTATATCTGATCTCAGTGAAACTCTGCAGGGGGACAACCTCACGTCCACCTACCAAGCAAATTTTTGGGAAGTAACTTTCAGAAGGGATAAACATCTTCTCCCAACTTTTTTTCTTGCCGGCCTTGTATTTGCTGCCTCATTCATGATAGTCATCTTTTCTGCTGTTtgccttctcttttctctctggaGACACAAGCACAGGATGCAGACAAACTCCATGAAGGATCTCAGCATGGATGCCCACATCAGAGCCATGAAATCTATCCTCTCCTTCTTAGTGATGTACAGCATCAACTTTGTATGTTTGATCTTGACAATAATTTATgccacaaagaaagaaaatatcatgACGCTTCTTATCTTGATGTATTTGTGTGCTTTTCCAGGTGTTCATTCCCTTATTTTGATTTTCACCAATCCCAAGCTGGAAAAAGC